A region of the Coriobacteriia bacterium genome:
CCGTGCGCGTCACAGACGCCGACGCGAAAGGCGCCGTCGACGATGCCGAGGCGATGGTCGCCGGCCCTGTGAGTCTGCGATACGGGAAACACATCTGGAAGCTGACCGCTACGAGCGTCGCCGGATGCGTCGAGTTCCGGGCGATCCCGTTCGCCGCCCCCGACGAGACCGTGTTCGCGACCCCGAGCGCGGCCCCCAGTTCCGCGGCCCAGACCTCGGACGCCGTTGTGGCCCAGGGCCGGATGCGGCTCGTGGCATACCTCGACTCGCAGGATGTGTCGCGGACCGTCGGACCGCTCACCAAGGGTCTTGGACGCGTACCGCGCGACGCCGAGTTCCGGACATCAGGTGGGCAGGTGACGATCGTCCCGTCGCAGGTAGGCATCGCTGTCGACATGTCCGCTCTCGCGCGCGACCTGCGGGAGGTGCTGATCGCGGGCGGCGTTCGCACCGCGACCCTGCGCCTTGCGCAGGTGGAGCCCGGGCTCAGCACGGCCAAGGCGCGCACCCTGGGCATCCGCGAGAGGATATCGACGTTCTCGACCACCTACTCGTCGGGCAACCTGCCTCGCGTGAACAACATCCATCTGCTCGCGACGGCTCTCGACGGAGCCCTTATCGCGCCGGGCGAGACCTTCTCCTTCAACGAGCACATCGGGGAGCGGACCGCACAGAAGGGCTACGTGGAGGCCCCTGCGATCGTACAGGGCCGACTCGTCCCGCAGCTCGGTGGTGGCATCTGCCAGGTCGGGACCACCGTGTTCAACACGGTGTTCTTCTCCGGTTTGCCCGTGATCGAGCGTCACAACCATTCCCAGTACATCAGCCATTACCCGAAGGGCCGTGACGCGACCGTGTCGTGGGGCGGACCCGACTTCAGGTTCCAGAACGACACGAAGAAGTGGGTCCTGCTCAAGGCGTCGTTCACATCGTCGTCACTCACGGTCAGCCTGTACGGGACGAAGCCGGGATATGACGTCTCGCTCGAGACCGGGCCGTTCACGGACGTCCACCGGTTCACCGTGCGCGAGGTACAGGACGCGACGCTGACGGTCGGCACCCGCGTGATCGAGCAGCCCGGCATCGACGGCCGCCGCGTCGTCGTCCGCAGGGTCGTGCGTGACGCGGCGGGCAAGGTGGTGCGGCGCGATTCGTTCACGTCGATCTACCAGGCCGTGGAGCAGGTCGTCCGCGTCGGGACGAGGCCTCGGCCTTCGACGAATCCGACGCCTACCGGCGGCTGATCCCGCGTTCCGCCCGGAGCGCGGGAGGGGAGGGGGAAGGACGATGTACCAGCCCGAACTCGAGGCGATGCCTCGCGCCGAGCTGGAGACGCTGCAGGTCGAACGTCTCCGGGCGACTCTGCGTCGCGTCTACGACAACGTGGAGCTCTATCGCGAGAAATACGACGCCGCCGGCTTCGACCCCGACAGCCTGAAGGGACTCGAGGATCTCTCGCGAGTGCCATTCACGGTGAAG
Encoded here:
- a CDS encoding VanW family protein, which produces MALYGRMSWGAKRRSQDGDGRETMAGYEDFADLRKDDEMSSGGPLWPPDDPAPGDQEPERPSRREKRGHVAVLPVWILWVLGVPAVLVAIAVLLVLFDAVASYGRIHPGVRVGTVAVGRMRPEKARSTLQSVLGGRLTRAVHVTSGGSDWNVDAGQVGATFDVDVHVTRAMDVGRRGDLITRARDRWVAWTGGVRLQARVSVDRAKTDTMLDGFSASVDVAPRDATISVEATRVRLVPAVIGVRLDRRRAESEVVAAFLSTDREVALPVVSDPVRVTDADAKGAVDDAEAMVAGPVSLRYGKHIWKLTATSVAGCVEFRAIPFAAPDETVFATPSAAPSSAAQTSDAVVAQGRMRLVAYLDSQDVSRTVGPLTKGLGRVPRDAEFRTSGGQVTIVPSQVGIAVDMSALARDLREVLIAGGVRTATLRLAQVEPGLSTAKARTLGIRERISTFSTTYSSGNLPRVNNIHLLATALDGALIAPGETFSFNEHIGERTAQKGYVEAPAIVQGRLVPQLGGGICQVGTTVFNTVFFSGLPVIERHNHSQYISHYPKGRDATVSWGGPDFRFQNDTKKWVLLKASFTSSSLTVSLYGTKPGYDVSLETGPFTDVHRFTVREVQDATLTVGTRVIEQPGIDGRRVVVRRVVRDAAGKVVRRDSFTSIYQAVEQVVRVGTRPRPSTNPTPTGG